The following are encoded together in the Anopheles nili chromosome 3, idAnoNiliSN_F5_01, whole genome shotgun sequence genome:
- the LOC128723540 gene encoding uncharacterized protein C05D11.1-like, producing the protein MGFKHLVTVKANEVIPVHKYRSERTGLTVIIGEVEGPVVNGYFTLATEAHDDDGLPHTLEHLIFLGSEKYPYKGILDLVANRCLASGTNAWTDRDHTCYTMTTAGSTGFLSLLPVYLDHILYPTLSDAGFVTEVHHITGQGEDGGVVYCEMQGRENTGESRVNLEMLRAMYPNSGYSAETGGIMSNLRSSTTNEKVRAYHAAFYRPDNLYVIITGQILNHEDIFKALEPIEEKIVSKGALPPFERPWQTPVAPLEDSTNIKIEYPADEEDCGLVNVSWRGPKATTEHKEITACSVLLRYLTDTSASPIQREFVEIEDPYASRVAYSIVENSVSLLYISFENVPIGKEDAIFDKLTQVLESIATGKEALEMQRMKNVIERYRLEALSSLESNPHDDIAFHVIGDVLYGSDEKEFENRLNTNRYLQELKDKDEAFWRALLNKYIVNSKYVAVRAVPSIKENVRTASAEQSRLEQQRKQLGENGLKEKEKLLSEAMAVNEQPPPDEMITSIPVPSTEGIKFYPVEIYSSNSGADPSGLKIADLPVYAEVYDLHTNFCYLLVTMNTEQLSAELRSYLVLLLELLTESPLRCGDKLIPYEEVVAALESSTVVTSTDVGFQSLNRFSVGAYSNTVTLSMQVIREKYEVGIELITKLLHKTEFTVERIKVCATKLVNDVAQNKREGNSIAKDILKAMYYRDDSNVRCSSMLKQSKFLASLLELIETPDTASLVIANLNKVREIITQPANLGIRMAADWHVMKALGMDLILPWKALVRSDMPSDHVKSFSSTQDWNHMMPNNDTSKQFAGCIVGLGSIESVFLFRTCQAITDFKDPDFVPLLLFLQYLTQLEGPLWRQIRGQGFAYGYSIVPRPNEGLMYFTLYRSSNVVAAYKEAVSIVEKQLGEGAEWDATLLESARSSLIFEIIARENSIEKVVDASVLASFKNVPLGYNQSLVRQVGMVNKEDLCRVGERYVKHLFSTTGTRTAIVCHPERIADIADAFKQLGYELNVQTKLEDSILA; encoded by the exons ATGGGGTTTAAACACCTAGTTACGGTAAAGGCAAACGAAGTAATTCCCGTTCACAAGTATCGCTCGGAGCGCACCGGTCTTACGGTGATCATTGGCGAAGTGGAAGGTCCAGTTGTAAATGGTTATTTCACCCTTGCTACCGAGGCGCACGATGATGACGGTCTGCCTCATACACTGGAGCATCTCATATTCCTCGGATCGGAAAAGTACCCGTACAAGGGCATTCTCGATCTGGTAGCCAACCGATGTTTGGCATCCGGTACAAATGCCTGGACCGACCGAGATCATACATGTTACACGATGACTACGGCCGGAAGTACGGGCTTTTTATCACTGCTGCCGGTGTATTTGGATCACATACTCTATCCAACGCTTAGCGACGCTGGTTTCGTCACGGAAGTGCACCACATTACCGGGCAGGGAGAAGATGGAGGCGTGGTATATTGCGAAATGCAAGGACGAGAGAACACTGGCGAATCAAGGGTGAACCTGGAAATGCTCCGTGCCATGTATCCCAACAGTGGGTATAGTGCCGAAACGGGTGGAATCATGAGTAATCTTCGGTCCAGTACCACCAACGAGAAAGTTCGAGCTTACCATGCAGCATTCTACCGTCCCGACAATTTGTATGTCATCATTACCGGGCAGATTCTCAATCACGAAGACATCTTCAAGGCCCTCGAACCCATTGAggagaaaattgtttccaaagGCGCATTACCACCATTTGAAAGGCCGTGGCAAACGCCCGTTGCACCGCTAGAAGACTCGACGAATATCAAAATTGAGTACCCAGCAGATGAGGAAGATTGCGGATTGGTAAACGTGTCCTGGAGAGGCCCGAAAGCCACGACAGAGCACAAGGAAATCACCGCCTGTTCGGTGTTGTTGCGCTACCTTACGGATACATCCGCCAGTCCGATACAACGTGAGTTTGTCGAAATTGAAGATCCTTATGCGAGCCGGGTTGCTTACAGCATAGTGGAGAACTCAGTTTCGTTGCTATACATATCGTTCGAAAACGTTCCGATCGGTAAGGAAGATGCTATATTCGACAAGCTCACGCAAGTGTTGGAATCAATTGCAACCGGCAAAGAAGCGTTGGAAATGCAACGCATGAAAAATGTCATCGAACGCTaccgattggaagctttaagCAGCTTAGAGTCGAATCCGCACGATGATATTGCTTTCCACGTCATCGGAGATGTTTTGTATGGATCCGATGAGAAAGAG TTCGAAAACCGTCTGAACACAAATCGATACCTGCAGGAGCTTAAAGACAAGGATGAAGCTTTCTGGCGTGCGTTGCTAAATAAATATATCGTCAAT AGCAAATACGTAGCGGTGCGCGCTGTCCCCAGCATCAAAGAAAATGTGCGCACTGCAAGCGCTGAGCAATCTAGACTGGAACAGCAGCGAAAGCAGCTCGGAGAAAACGGATTAAAAGAGAAGGAGAAGCTTTTATCCGAGGCAATGGCCGTGAACGAACAACCACCGCCGGATGAAATGATTACCTCAATTCCTGTGCCCAGTACGGAGGGTATTAAATTTTACCCCGTTGAAATTTATTCCTCCAACAGTGGAGCGGATCCTTCCGGTTTGAAAATTGCTGATCTCCCAGTTTATGCGGAAGTGTACGATTTGCACACCAATTTTTGCTAC CTGTTAGTGACTATGAACACCGAACAACTAAGTGCAGAATTACGTTCATATTTGGTACTGCTGTTGGAGCTGCTCACCGAATCGCCTTTACGTTGCGGCGACAAACTGATACCGTATGAAGAAGTCGTAGCTGCACTAGAATCTTCTACAGTCGTAACATCGACCGATGTAGGTTTTCAGTCACTAAATCGTTTTAGCGTGGGTGCCTATTCGAATACTGTTACCTTGTCTATGCAAGTGATTCGGGAAAAGTACGAAGTAGGCATCGAGCTGATAACGAAATTGCTCCACAAAACTGAATTTACTGTCGAACGTATTAAAGTGTGCGCTACAAAGCTTGTTAACGATGTAGCCCAGAACAAGCGAGAGGGTAATTCGATTGCTAAAGACATATTGAAAGCTATGTATTATCGAGATGATAGTAACGTGCGATGCTCTTCGATGTTGAAACAGTCCAAGTTTTTGGCTTCACTATTAGAGTTAATTGAAACCCCGGATACAGCCAGCTTGGTGATCGCGAATCTCAACAAGGTACGAGAGATAATTACGCAGCCAGCAAATCTAGGGATTCGTATGGCAGCCGATTGGCACGTCATGAAAGCCCTTGGTATGGATTTGATTCTTCCCTGGAAGGCACTTGTGCGTAGCGACATGCCATCTGATCATGTTAAAAG TTTCTCATCAACTCAAGATTGGAATCATATGATGCCAAACAATGATACCTCGAAACAATTTGCTGGCTGTATAGTTGGGCTGGGCAGCATTGAAAGCGTATTTCTATTTCGCACCTGCCAAGCGATTACCGATTTTAAAGACCCAGATTTTGTGCCCTTGTTACTGTTTCTTCAATACTTGACCCAACTGGAAGGACCATTgtggagacaaattcgtggacAAGGATTTGCGTATGGATATAGTATAGTGCCTCGGCCTAATGAAGGTCTCATGTATTTTACATTATATCGTTCCTCGAATGTTGTTGCTGCGTACAAAGAAGCAGTATCGATTGTG GAAAAACAACTTGGCGAAGGAGCCGAATGGGATGCCACACTGTTGGAATCAGCAAgaagttcattaatttttgaaattattgcGCGGGAAAATAGCATCGAAAAGGTAGTGGATGCATCGGTTCTCGCCAGCTTCAAAAACGTTCCTTTAGGATACAACCAATCTTTAGTACGCCAGGTTGGCATGGTAAATAAGGAGGATTTATGTCGTGTTGGAGAGCGCTACGTTAAGCATTTGTTTTCAACCACTGGTACGCGCACCGCTATCGTGTGCCACCCAGAACGAATAGCAGATATTGCTGATGCTTTCAAGCAATTAGGCTATGAGCTAAACGTGCAAACAAAACTGGAAGACAGCATTCTCGCATAA